From bacterium:
GCTTTGGGCATGCGTGGATGAGTGCGGACAAGAGGACGGTTTTCCCGAGTCCGGTCGCGTGTGCAATGTAGCCGCGTTTCGTCCCCCGGAGGTCCAGGAGCCAGTTTATGGTGTTCTGCAGCGCCTCGGTCTGGTAGGGGTAGAGATCGTGCGGGAGTGCTACGGCTCCAGCAAGGAGCGCGTCGATTCCCGCTGCAAATCGCTTACGGATAGTTCGATGGTGCATGCGAACCCCTTTCGTGTTTTGTTGTGAACGAGCACGCAGTCACTGTAGTCAAGTGTGGAGGCGGTGTCAAGATGGACCGACACCTGCTCAAAAGAAACAGACCCGATGCACATCGGGTCTGTTTCTCGCTACACCTCAATGACCACCGGCAGGATCATGGGTCTCCGTTCGGTCTTCTGGTAGAGGAGCTTGCCGATGTCGTCGCGAATCTTGCCACGGAGGTAGGCCTCGAGGGGGCCGGACTTCGCTTTGGATCCGCCGGATTCGATGGTGATTTGCTTGACGTGCTTGCGGACGGATTCGATGAGGGCCTTGGACTCCTTGAGGTAGATGAAGCCGCGCGAGATGATGTCCGGGCTTGTCACGAGTTTACCGTCCTTGCGGGAGATCGTGGCGACGATGACGACCATGCCGTCATCCGCGAGCTGCTTGCGATCGCGGAGTACGACTTCGGAGACATCGCCGACGCCGAGGCCGTCCACCATGACGCGATCTGCCGGCACGCGCTCCTGGGTCAAGCGACCGCCGCGGTCATCAAACACGATGACACCGCCGTTTTCCGGAATGATGACGTTCTCCTTGGGGATGCCGGCGCGCTGCGCGATCTTCCCGTGCGCCACGAGCATGAAGTAGTGGCCGTGGATGGGAATGTGGTAGCGCGGGTTCACGAGCTTGATGATGAGCTTGAGGTCCTCGGCTTGTGCGTGGCCTCCCGCGTGGACGTCCATGTGGTCGTACGCGATGATCTCTGCGCCCTGGCGCGTGAGGTTGTCCTTGAGGCGTTGGACGCTCCGCTCCGTGCCTGGGATGACGGACGACGAGAAGATGATCGTATCGCCCGGGTCAATGGAGATCAGGCGGTGCTCCCTGTTCGTGATCCGCATGAGCGCGGCGCGTTCCTGGCCCATCGAGCCGGTGCAGAGGATCATCTGCTTCTCCGGCGGAAGCTTCACGAGGTCGCGCGCTTCCACGATGATGCCCTTCGGGAAGCTCATGTACTTGAGCTCGCGCGCGATCTCGACGTTCGTCCGCATCGAGAATCCTTCTATCGCTACCTTGCGGTCGTATTTTTCCGCGATCCAGATGAGCTGCTGGATGCGTGCGATGAGCGTGGAGAAGAGCCCGATGATGAGACGGCCGTTGGATTCGCGGACGATGCCATCGAGCGTTTTGCTAATCTCTGACTCCGAGATTTGGTGGCCGGATTTCGTGGCGGACGTGGAGTCGCAGAGCAATGCGAGGACGTTCTTGTCGGAGAGCCGCGCAATCTTCGCGAGGTCGCCCGGCGTGGTCCCTACGGGCTCGAGGTCCACTTTGAAGTCGCCCGTGTGCACGACGATGCCGCGCGGCGTGTGGATGATGAGGCCGATGGAGTCCGGGATGTTGTGGCTCTCGTAGAACGGCTCGATGGTGAATACCCCGAGTTGAATCTTTGCATCCGGCGCGATGGTCTGGAGGTTGAGTGGCTGGATCTTGAATTCCTCGTGCCGCTTCTTGATCATCGCGTTCGTCAGTCGCGTGCCGTAGATCGTCGGGTTGCCAAGCCGTGGCACGAGGTAGCTAATCGCGCCGATGTGGTCGAAGTGCGCGTGCGTGATGACGACGCCACGGATGCGCTTCTCCTTTCCCTTGAGGTAACCGATGTTCGGGATGATGAAGTCCACGCCGGGCTGGTCTTCCTCGGGGAACATGACACCCATGTCCACGATGATGATGTCATCACCGTACTCAAAGATGGTCATGTTCTGCCCCACTTCATCGCAACCACCAATGGGGATGATGCGGAGGGCGGTGCCGCCACCACCTCGTGCGGCGGGTGCGGATTTTGTCTGAGGTGCAGATTTTGTCTGAGGTCGTCGTGCGGGGCGGCGGCGTCCGGAGCGACGCGGCGCGCGGTTGGAAGCCGGCTGCCGTGCGGGTGCTGCGGAAAGGACAAGGTCGTTCATAGGTCTCATGGGTGCTAGCGATGAGCTGCTAGCGGCTAGTTAGATGGAGAATGCGTGTCTAGAAAAATGATGGAGCGGAGGCCTTCAGACCTCCATCCCTCTGAAGCTGGCGCGGGAGCGCCGAAGATGGGCGAGGAGGGACTTGAACCCTCATGGGATTGCTCCCACACGGCTCTGAACCGTGCGTGTCTACCGTTCCACCACTCGCCCGTGTTCGTTGCGAGTAACGAGTTGCTCAAAGCTAGTCGCTCGTTCGCCATCGGCGTTCTGTTTCAGTGTACCACTCCGTCACCGTTGCAAAGCGATCTGCGGGTTGCGTGAGCTGACCGAGCTCCACTCCGCGCACGGTGTCCACCATGGGGTAGGAGAGCGTCGGCGTGACGAGGAAGATTGCCGGACGGACTGCGTGCAGCCGTTCCTGGAACTCCGCATACGCGCGCCCACGCTCCTCGTGGTCGAACATCGCCCGCGCATCCTCGAGGAGCTTGTCGATCTCCTTATTCGAGAAGTACGAGAGGTTGAGGCCCGGGTGGCGCACCTGCGAGGAGTGCCAGAACGGGAATGGGTCCGGATCAGGGCCGAGAATCTGCGAGAAGAGGAGTGCGTCGTACTCACGATTCGGGATGACCTCGCCACGCACGCGGTCGAGCGGCATGACGCTGAGCGTGACTGTCACGCCGATTTGCTGCCACGCCCTGCGGATAAACTCCGCCATGCCGATGAGCTCCGGTGCATTCGGGGTGACGAGTTCGATGGTGAGCGGTTGTCCGGAGGAGAGCCGGTAGTACGGTTGCTCTGGCGCGATTTCGGCTTGCACCTGTTCGGTCACCTTCGCACGCTCCTCATCGGTCGCGGAAAGCTCCGCGGTTTTCTTTCCCTCCTTCTTCTTGGCAATCTCAAGCTCGAGGAGGAGTTGCTTCGTGCGGAGAGCGATGGTTTCCTCCGTCTCCGTGCGTTTCCATCCCGCGCGATCGAGGAGTGCTGCTGCAGCATCGGGATCCACTGCATCGGGCGCGGGCGGATTCGCGGTCGTCGCAAATCCCGGGATGATCGGTCCGCCGATGGGCGTGCCGGCACCATGGAGCGTCTCCGCGATGAACGCAGTGCGGTCTATGACGAGCGAGAGTGCCTCGCGGACGCGGATTTCCGTGAGCGCCGTGCTGCGCTTCGCATTGAGGAACACCGCCGTTGTCTGCGGGAGCTGTACCGTGCGCACGACCGCATCGGAGCGTTTCGGGACGTCTTCGCGGAGCGGGAGGAGGGTCCCGATGCCGTCCACCTCGCGCGTCGCGAAGGCGGCCTGGAGCGCATCCTCGCGCTCATAGAACTTGAACGTGATGTGCTCGAGGTACGCCGCCCCCGCGTGGTAGCCGTCGTAGCGGTTGAGCGCGTACGAACGGATCATGCCCTGCGGGTCTTTCGTGAGGCCCATGAAGCGGTAGGGGCCCGCGCCGATCGGTCGGAGATTGAGCTCGGCGAGCGGCAGGTGCGCCGGCGGGATGTCAATCCAGCGGTGCTCCGGAAGGAGTCCCACGGTGAGGGCGGAGAGGAAGATCGCGAGCGGACGCTCGATGGTGAAGCGCACGGTTCGATCATCAATACGCACCGCCTCCACGCCGCGGAAGCTGCCACGGAGCGGGCTCGCGACATCGGAGTGCTGGAGGAGGCGAACGGTGAAAAGCACGTCGTCGGCGGTGACCAGTGCACCGTCGTGCCACCGCGCGTCCTCGCGGAGTTCGACGGTAATCTCCGTGCCGTCGTCCGAGGTCGTGTAGCCAGACGCGAGCTCCGGGACGATGGCACCGGAGGCATCCGCGCGGAACAGACCGGCGTAGACGAGCTGCACGATGTCCCGATCCACATCGTTCGCAGATGCGAAGAGCGGGTTGACGAATCGTGGTGCACCGAGGAGGCCCTCGATGTACGTCCCGCCGACCGCGGGGACGACCGTCGTCGCACCCCAGTACCAGCCGGTGACCGCGAGCGTACCACCGAGGATGAGAACAAAGACACCGGTGATGAACGTGAGGCGTTCACGGCCTTTGAGGACTGAGGGGAGGCGGGTGAGTTTGGCGAGCGTCGGCACGCGCAGTGCGCGGAGGCGCATGCGTATGCCGGAGAGCGTGGTGCGAGCCATGTCACTGCGCGAGCGAGGAACTTAGAGGATCACCTGTGCGAGCGCGGAGCCAAAGAAGAGGACCGCGAGGACGATCGTTGCGACCATGAGCGTGCGCTCCGCGCCGCGGAGCGTCCGGTAGGAGGCACCGTTGCCGCCGAACGCCGATCCCATGCCGGTGCCCCGCTGCTGGAGGAGGATGGCACCGACGAGGAGAATCGCCGAGATGAGCTGGATGATGCTGAGGATGGACATACGAGTTGCGCTGTCATTGCGAGGAGTCCTCGACGTGGCAATCCCAGTCAACCAAGTGGCCGGGATTGCCACGCCTCGAGGACTCAGCTCGCAATGACACACTTTTGCAGATGCCCCTAGCTGCTAGACATGCGATGCGAGAAGCTGAGAAGCTAGGAGCTCGTTGCTAAGAGGATAGAAGAGCTAGTCGTTTACCGTACCATGGAGGGGAAAGCGTGTCAATGTGTTCCGTGGTATGGTGGAAAACTATGGATCAGCACGTCCTGCGCAAGTCCTGGTACCGGCGACCCCTCGGCATTGCCGTGATCGCATACGTGGTTATCACCGGCGCGCTCGGGCTCTGGTTCGCGTTCGCGCAACGCTCCGACGGCACGGACGGTGCCTTCACCAAAGCGACGAACGCGTACCCGCAGGGCGCGACCGGCATCCCGCCCGGCGTCGCGCTCTACACCGCGGCGCACCCGTCTTTTGGCAATGCGGAAGACCCGAAGCTCGTCATCGTCGAGTTCAGCGACTTCCAGTGCCCATACTGTCGTCAGGCGTATCCCGTCATCCGAGAGGCCATGACGATGTATCAGGATCGCGTGCTCCACGTGTACCGCGACTTTCCGGTTGATGAGCTTCACCCGCATGCGCGGCGCGCAGCGGCGGCGGCGCGGTGCGCGAACGAGCAGGGGAAGTTCTGGCCGTACCACGATCAGCTCTTCCTCCGGCAGGATGCGATTGACGAGGCGTTCCTCTCCACACTCGCCGAGCAGGTTGGGTTGGATCGCATCGTGTTCACGCAGTGCCTCGAGACCGGACGGTACGCCGGCGCGGTGCAGCAGGACGTGGAGGACGGTCTTCGGCTCGGCGTGCGCGGCACACCGACGTGGTTCTTCATTCCCGATGGCGACATCACCCGCGCGCAGAAGGTGGAGGGCGCATTCTCGCGCGACACGTTGCTCAGGATTCTCGAGCGATCCCTCTAGGGTATGCAACGATTCGCTATCGCACTTGTATTCCTCGCGCTGTTCTCTACGCCGATCGTTGCCAACGCGGCGAGTCCGATCGAGAATCCGCGGTGCTGGACGGCACAGATGTGCGCGGCTGTTTCCGAGAGCCGCGGCATTGTCACGCAGTTCGCCAAGGATGCCGCGGAGTGCGGTAGTCCCGAATGGGGCCGATGCCTTGCGGGTGAAACGATTCCCATTCGAGTCCACATTCCGGGCACCGACGGTGATGTGACGGCTGTGGCGAATGTTGGCTCGTATATCGCCGCGATCTACCGCTGGGCGGTTCCACTCGCCGCGGTGGTTGCCGTGGTGGTCATCATGGTCGGCGGCGTGCTCTGGATGGTTGGTGGTGCAGCAGGACAGGTGCAGCGCGCCAAGACGTTCATCATGAACGCCGTCATCGGACTCGGGCTTGTCCTCCTCTCCTACCTCATCCTCCAGACCGTCAATCCCGACCTCGTGCAGCTGTCGCTCCCGCGGACCGCAATTATCCGGAGCGTCACGCTCGCGGAGGATATCTGTACGGAGCTGCCGGAAGGTACACGGTTCTCCGCGAAGGGAGCGGATTCGGCGACATCCGGCGTCGACAATATCGCGATCAAGACAAAGCAGTGCGGGCTCAAGTTCTCGACCGTGAAGCCGGATGGTACGTCATCTACATGCGTTGCGAGTTTCTGCGATGGGAAACAAGTCTGTGTGCCGTTCTCGCCCGGAGAATACCATTGTCAGACGGGCGCAATTGGTGGACGGATTACCACGTTATCGGAACCGGTACGCTCCATAGCGATCGTGGCGGCATGTAAGAATGGCGGTTCGACTTCAATAGAGAGTGCTGCATTATCTCCTGCAGCACCCAAGCAACAAAATTATCGATTCGTTAGCAATAGTGCGTTTCAGGTATCGGCTAGAGGTGCAAGCGGTGAGAGTGCGAATCGGACAGCAGCAGTGGCGTGTGGTGGTGATGTTGCGAATATTGCGGGCTACGTTCTAGCTATTGATGGGACGCTCTATGGAAAAAATTCCTGCAGCGGTCAAGCAACACCCATTCCGACGACGCTTGCTGACCTTGGTAAGCAGGTTGTCTTCTATCCCAAACTCTTTTCGGTAGGAGAGACAACCGCTGCGTTTGCAGGAGTGGGAAGCATTGAATGCAACATCAATCTCCAGCAGTAGTCGTGCTTGACTCGGCGACACCTCCTCGGTACGCTTGGAGGCATGGTGTGCATCGCGCGGCCGAGGCACGGACGAAACAGCGGTGACCGCTCGCGGGAGTGGCACCACCTCGGGTCCTTTCGGGACCCTCGTTCGTGATGGACGCAGACACCTCCCGCGCGCACAGACACCCATCCCCGCACCATCACTACTTTTCTCCCTTCTCCACTCTCCCTTCGTAACACTATGAGTACCGGTCCCGCATTCATCTCCGTGCGCGGCGCGCGCGTGCACAACCTTAAGAACGTGAGCGTGGACATTCCGCGCGGGAAGCTCACGGTCATCACGGGACTCTCCGGATCGGGGAAGTCCTCGCTCGCGTTCGACACGATCTACGCCGAGGGCCAGCGTCGGTACGTCGAGTCACTCTCTGCGTACGCGCGGCAGTTCCTCGGCGTCATGGACAAGCCCGATGTTGATCGCATCGAGGGACTCTCGCCGACGATCTCCATTGACCAACGGACGGTTTCGCATAACCCGCGTTCCACCGTGGGGACGATCACGGAGATCTACGACTACGTCCGCCTCCTCTTCGCGCGCATCGGGAGGCCGCACTGTCCGGAGTGCAATCGTCCGGTCGTGCGCCAGACCATTGACCAGATCGTTGATCGCATCCTCACGCTCGCGGAGGGCACGCGCGTGCTCGTCCTCGCGCCGCTCGTGCGCGATCAGAAGGGTGAGCACAAACAGTGGCTCAAGAAGGTGGATCAGGCCGGTTTCGCGCGCGTGCGGTTCGATGGGGTGCTCTACACGATTGATGAGGCCGCGTCGTTGAAGGTGGACAAGCAGAAGGCGCACACGCTCGAGGTTGTCGTTGACCGCGTCGCCGTGGATGCGACGGAGCGTTCCCGCCTCTCGGACAGCGTGGAGACCGCGCTCGACCTCGCGAACGGCATCCTCATGGTCATCGCGTACGCCGAGGACGGCACCGAGGGCGAGGTTATGGAGTTCTCGCAGCTCTTCTCGTGTCCGCTCTGCGGCGTGTCCATCCCCGAGCTCGAACCGCGCAACTTCTCCTTCAACTCACCGCACGGCGCGTGCCCGAATTGCTCGGGACTCGGGACGCTCCTCGAGCTCGACCCCGAGCTCGTCATCCCGAATCGCTCGCTCACGATCGCGCAGGGTGCCATCCGACCGTGGACGAAGGTTTTTGCGAACCAGAGCTCGATGTACCAGACCATCGAGCGCGTCGCCCTCATCCACCAGTTCTCCATGGACACGCCAGTCCAGGATCTCACGGCGAAGCAGCTCGAGGTGCTCCTCTCGGGCGACGGCGCGTTCGAGGGTGTTCTCCCGTACCTCGAGCGGAAGCACGCAGCGACGGAGTCCGACTACATTCGTTCCGAGATCGAACGCTACATGCGCGTGAAGCCGTGCCCGGGGTGCAGCGGTCAACGCCTCCGGCGCGAGGCACTCGCGGTGACGATTGCGGGCAAGAACATCGCCGAGGTGACGAACGCATCCATTGAGGACGCGACGGCGTTCTTCATGTCGCTCCGCGATGGCGCGGGGCACCGCGCGGCGACGGCGAAGGGACAGCAGCGGAAGGCGGGCGGCGTGGTGCTCGATGCCCGCGAGCAGAAGATTGCGGAGCTCGTGCTCCGCGAGATCGACACGCGGCTCACGTTCCTCCGGAACGTCGGCCTCGACTACCTCACGCTCGACCGTCCGGCTTCCACGCTCTCCGGCGGTGAGGCGCAGCGTATTCGGCTCGCCACGCAGATCGGCTCCGCACTCACGGGCGTCATCTACATCCTCGACGAGCCGTCCATCGGCCTCCACCAGC
This genomic window contains:
- a CDS encoding ribonuclease J → MNDLVLSAAPARQPASNRAPRRSGRRRPARRPQTKSAPQTKSAPAARGGGGTALRIIPIGGCDEVGQNMTIFEYGDDIIIVDMGVMFPEEDQPGVDFIIPNIGYLKGKEKRIRGVVITHAHFDHIGAISYLVPRLGNPTIYGTRLTNAMIKKRHEEFKIQPLNLQTIAPDAKIQLGVFTIEPFYESHNIPDSIGLIIHTPRGIVVHTGDFKVDLEPVGTTPGDLAKIARLSDKNVLALLCDSTSATKSGHQISESEISKTLDGIVRESNGRLIIGLFSTLIARIQQLIWIAEKYDRKVAIEGFSMRTNVEIARELKYMSFPKGIIVEARDLVKLPPEKQMILCTGSMGQERAALMRITNREHRLISIDPGDTIIFSSSVIPGTERSVQRLKDNLTRQGAEIIAYDHMDVHAGGHAQAEDLKLIIKLVNPRYHIPIHGHYFMLVAHGKIAQRAGIPKENVIIPENGGVIVFDDRGGRLTQERVPADRVMVDGLGVGDVSEVVLRDRKQLADDGMVVIVATISRKDGKLVTSPDIISRGFIYLKESKALIESVRKHVKQITIESGGSKAKSGPLEAYLRGKIRDDIGKLLYQKTERRPMILPVVIEV
- a CDS encoding peptide ABC transporter substrate-binding protein; the protein is MARTTLSGIRMRLRALRVPTLAKLTRLPSVLKGRERLTFITGVFVLILGGTLAVTGWYWGATTVVPAVGGTYIEGLLGAPRFVNPLFASANDVDRDIVQLVYAGLFRADASGAIVPELASGYTTSDDGTEITVELREDARWHDGALVTADDVLFTVRLLQHSDVASPLRGSFRGVEAVRIDDRTVRFTIERPLAIFLSALTVGLLPEHRWIDIPPAHLPLAELNLRPIGAGPYRFMGLTKDPQGMIRSYALNRYDGYHAGAAYLEHITFKFYEREDALQAAFATREVDGIGTLLPLREDVPKRSDAVVRTVQLPQTTAVFLNAKRSTALTEIRVREALSLVIDRTAFIAETLHGAGTPIGGPIIPGFATTANPPAPDAVDPDAAAALLDRAGWKRTETEETIALRTKQLLLELEIAKKKEGKKTAELSATDEERAKVTEQVQAEIAPEQPYYRLSSGQPLTIELVTPNAPELIGMAEFIRRAWQQIGVTVTLSVMPLDRVRGEVIPNREYDALLFSQILGPDPDPFPFWHSSQVRHPGLNLSYFSNKEIDKLLEDARAMFDHEERGRAYAEFQERLHAVRPAIFLVTPTLSYPMVDTVRGVELGQLTQPADRFATVTEWYTETERRWRTSD
- the secG gene encoding preprotein translocase subunit SecG; translation: MSILSIIQLISAILLVGAILLQQRGTGMGSAFGGNGASYRTLRGAERTLMVATIVLAVLFFGSALAQVIL
- a CDS encoding DsbA family protein; translation: MDQHVLRKSWYRRPLGIAVIAYVVITGALGLWFAFAQRSDGTDGAFTKATNAYPQGATGIPPGVALYTAAHPSFGNAEDPKLVIVEFSDFQCPYCRQAYPVIREAMTMYQDRVLHVYRDFPVDELHPHARRAAAAARCANEQGKFWPYHDQLFLRQDAIDEAFLSTLAEQVGLDRIVFTQCLETGRYAGAVQQDVEDGLRLGVRGTPTWFFIPDGDITRAQKVEGAFSRDTLLRILERSL
- the uvrA gene encoding excinuclease ABC subunit UvrA, translated to MSTGPAFISVRGARVHNLKNVSVDIPRGKLTVITGLSGSGKSSLAFDTIYAEGQRRYVESLSAYARQFLGVMDKPDVDRIEGLSPTISIDQRTVSHNPRSTVGTITEIYDYVRLLFARIGRPHCPECNRPVVRQTIDQIVDRILTLAEGTRVLVLAPLVRDQKGEHKQWLKKVDQAGFARVRFDGVLYTIDEAASLKVDKQKAHTLEVVVDRVAVDATERSRLSDSVETALDLANGILMVIAYAEDGTEGEVMEFSQLFSCPLCGVSIPELEPRNFSFNSPHGACPNCSGLGTLLELDPELVIPNRSLTIAQGAIRPWTKVFANQSSMYQTIERVALIHQFSMDTPVQDLTAKQLEVLLSGDGAFEGVLPYLERKHAATESDYIRSEIERYMRVKPCPGCSGQRLRREALAVTIAGKNIAEVTNASIEDATAFFMSLRDGAGHRAATAKGQQRKAGGVVLDAREQKIAELVLREIDTRLTFLRNVGLDYLTLDRPASTLSGGEAQRIRLATQIGSALTGVIYILDEPSIGLHQRDNDKLLTTLKELRDLGNTVIVVEHDDATMKEADYVIDIGPGAGEHGGHVVAEGTPAAIMSNPASLTGQYLSGTKAIPIPQQYRAGTGKKITISGATEHNLKDVTVDVPLGKLVCLTGVSGSGKSTLMLDILSNALRQKFYNAKALPGAYAKMTGVEHIDKVIDIDQSPIGRTPRSNPATYTGVFTPIRELYANLPEAKMRGYKAGRFSFNVVGGRCEACQGDGMVKIEMQFLPDVYVECEECKGKRYNREALEIHYKGRTVSDVLSMTVEEARAFFATIPAINDKLTILEEVGLGYVKLGQPATTLSGGEAQRIKLATELARRATGKTLYILDEPTTGLHFADIDRLLQVLGRLVDVGNTVLIIEHNLDVIKSADWVIDMGPEGGVRGGEIVAVGTPFDIMREERSFTGNYLRAVLGQSASEKKQTAGKPKAKAKRPKAKARA